The DNA sequence AAGTATATTGATTTTTCTATGGCAAGAAGAAATGTCTGAACTTATAGCCCCGATGGAAGCGGCATCACCGCAAAGCGGTATATAGCGGACAGCGGGACGGGTTTTGGAAGAAGCGAAAGTTTTGTTGCTCCTTAATAGGAATCTAGTTATTTCATTTCATCTAAATGTCCGGTTTATCATATTTTTCGTCCACTGATTTGAAGATTTAGTTCAGAAATACAATAAAAAAAATCCCGCCTTAAAAATAAGACGGGATTTATATGGATATAAAAGAGGTTTATTCTGCCAGAATAATTCCTTTATTATTGCTGAATTCTATCACTCCACTTTTCATAGAAAAAGAAAAAACACTTTCCTTTTCGTTTTCTCTGGTGAAGTGCTGACTGTATTGCTCCTTGATTTCATTAGTGAACACTTTAATTTTCCCTGAATTTAAGGAAGCCACAATAGCGGCGTGATCTTTCATGATATGGAATTCTCCACTTTTTCCGGGAAGCAAAACTGATTTTACTTCACCTTCAAAAATTACAAATTCCGGAGTTAAAATTTTAATATTCATCTTCTGATAGATTAAAAGATTTAGAGATTAAAGATTAGAGACAGAAACATTATGTCTCTTATCTCAAATCTTTTAGTCTTTTTTCTAATTAAGCGTTTTCCGCTAACATTTTTTCACCTGCTTCGATTGCTTCTTCGATGGTCCCTTTAAGGTTAAAAGCAGCTTCAGGTAAATGATCTAACTCACCGTCGATGATCATGTTAAAACCTTTGATGGTATCTTTGATATCTACCAATACTCCTTTCAATCCTGTAAACTGTTCTGCAACGTGGAAAGGTTGAGATAAGAATCTCTGCACTTTTCTAGCACGGTAAACAGCTAATTTATCATCTTCTGAAAGTTCTTCCATTCCTAGAATCGCGATGATATCCTGTAATGCTTTGTATTTTTGAAGAATTTCTTTTACTCTTTGAGCACAGTCGTAATGTTCGTCTCCTAAGATTTCAGAAGTTAAGATTCTGGAAGTAGAAGCCAATGGATCTACTGCCGGATAAATACCTAATGAAGCAATTTTTCTATCTAATACAGTTGTTGCATCTAAGTGAGCAAACGTCGTTGCCGGCGCCGGGTCAGTTAAATCATCTGCAGGAACGTAGATCGCCTGTACAGATGTAATTGAACCATTTTTAGTTGAAGTAATACGCTCTTGCATCGCACCCATTTCAGAAGCCAAAGTTGGTTGGTAACCTACTGCTGATGGCATTCTTCCCAGAAGTGCAGATACCTCAGAACCTGCTTGTGTAAAACGGAAGATATTATCTACGAAGAATAATACGTCTCTTCCTTGCCCCTGTCCGTCACCATCTCTAAAATATTCAGCGATTGTTAAACCAGACAAAGCAACTCTAGCTCTTGCTCCAGGTGGCTCATTCATTTGTCCGAAAACGAAGGTACATTTAGAATCCTTCATTTGCTCAAGATCAATTTTAGATAGATCCCATCCTCCATTTTCCATGGATTCCATGAATGCATCACCGTATTTAATAATACCTGATTCCAGCATCTCTCTCAAAAGGTCGTTTCCTTCTCTGGTTCTTTCACCTACACCGGCAAAAACAGAAAGTCCACCGTGACCTTTCGCAATATTGTTAATTAATTCCTGAATCAATACCGTTTTACCAACACCTGCTCCACCAAACAAACCAATTTTTCCTCCTTTTGCATAAGGCTCTACCAAGTCAATTACTTTAATCCCGGTAAAAAGTACTTCTGCAGAAGTTGTTAATTGATCAAATTTCGGAGCTTCTCTGTGAATCGGCAAACCGTTTTCTTTAGAAACTTGTTGAATTCCGTCAATAGCATCACCTACTACGTTGAATAGACGACCATAAACACCTTCGCCAGTTGGCATGGTGATTTGTCTTCCTTGTGAAATTACTTCCTGACCTCTTTGAAGTCCGTCTGTTGCATCCATTGCGATACATCTTACAGAATCTTCACCAATATGTTGTTCTACTTCAAGTATCACTTTGTTACCGTCTGTTTTTGTAATTTCCAATGCATCATAAATGCTTGGAAGTTCTGCCGCATCTGTAAAAATTACGTCGATTACTGGACCGATAATTTGAGAAATTTTTCCTTTAAGTTGGTTTGCCATTGCTAATTTTTTTCTTGAGTGCAAATATAATGAATATTCGCACATTTGCAATTGGTTTAAAAGAAGATTTTTGTCATATTTGCACAAAGTTATTTTAAGTCCATTTTTAGGGCAATTATTTCCACTCTTATTAAGAATTTCAGTTGATAATTACAGAAAATTTCATCGGTCCACTTTCCGAAAATCCTTTGGCGCTCTCGATTGGTATGTTTGATGGTGTTCATTTGGGACATCAAAGTATTATAAAAAAACTCAATACCATTTCAGAAATAAAAAATCTGGAATCTGCCATTCTTACTTTTTGGCCACATCCGAGAAAGATATTTAATCCCAATGACGATTTAAAATTATTAAATACCATTGAGGAAAAAAAATACCTGCTTCAGAAAAACGGATTACAGCATTTATTTTTAAAAGAATTTGATGAAGACTTCAGAAACCTCACTGGTGAAGAGTTTGTGAAACAGATTTTGGTGGAGAAACTTCAGGTCAAACATTTGATAGTTGGTTATGATCATACTTTCGGAAAAAACAGAAGCGGTGATTTTTCATTATTAAAGAAGATGGGTCCAGAATTCGGTTTTGAAGTAGAACAAGTTGAAGCGGTTTCTTATAAAGACCTTAATATAAGTTCCACTCAGATTAGAAAAGCCTTAAGTAAAGGTGATATTCTTTCTGCCAATGAAATGTTGGGTTATAACTACTCTATTTCCGGAACGGTAATTCACGGTAAGAAAATCGGTCGAACAATTGGTTATCCGACGGCTAATATTGAAGTTGATGCTTTAAAACTTCTACCTAAAAAAGGAGCTTATATAGTTGATGTGTTCGTGAAGAACCAACATTATAAAGGAATGTTGAGTATCGGCACCAATCCAACTGTTAATGGTAAAGCTATTTCTGTGGAAGTTTATATTTTAGATTTTAATGAAGATATTTACGACCAGGAAATCTCAGTTAATTTCAGAGAGTTTCTACACGAAGAAATTAAATTTAATGGTCTGGAAGAATTGATGGTGAGATTGGATGAAGATAAAAGGTTGACCGCAGAATTCAAATTTTAATTTTTTCTCCAACCACAAAGTCACAAAGCCTTTTTTTTAATCAATTATTGTAAAGCTTTAAAATGTTAAAGTTTATGAAGGTTGGCGCAATTTAAATTCCGACGGAATTCTTAATTCATTTAACTACTTATTGAAACCTAAATGGTGAAATTTTCCTCGTGAAATTTGTGAAATAATTTGTGCTATTCTTGTTAAAAGCATTTTTGCAAAGTCACTACGAGTTCAACAACTCTTCTCTTTTTTTCTTTGTTAAAGATTGTACGATTAAATCGTAAGAATGATCAATCAACTTGAAAATTAATTCCTTTTTCAAACCATCACAAACCACCGAATTCCAATGCGTTTTATTCATATGATATGCACCTTCAATCTGTGGATATTGCTCGCGAAGTTCTGCACTCCATTCCGGATCTGTTTTTAGAGCAATTGATAAAGGCTGTTTTTCCAGAGGTATTAAAGCAAACATCTTCCCTCCTACTTTTAAAACCAAAGTTTCCGGATTAAAAGGAAAGGTTTCTTCAACTCCTTTTTTGCGCTGACAATATTCTAAAATTTCGGTGACATCCATATATAAGATAAGTAATGGGTAATAAGTAATTATAAAAAGGTAATAATGATTAATAATAATCGTTTTAACATTATAAAATTAATAAATTTGTGTGAGAAATTAATAATTGCTCATTACTAAATATTAATTTCATTACTTATTATTCACTACCCATTACTCCTATACAAATGAAAGCATTAGTCATTGGCGCTACTGGCGCAACAGGTAAAGATTTAGTTTATCAACTGCTTCAGGATCCTGATTTTAGAGAAGTTGATGTATTTGTACGAAAACCTTTAAACATCAATGATTCAAAGCTCAAAGCTCATATTGTTGATTTTGAAAAACCTGAAGAATGGAAAGATCTTGTAAAAGGCGACGTCG is a window from the Kaistella flava (ex Peng et al. 2021) genome containing:
- a CDS encoding F0F1 ATP synthase subunit epsilon, translated to MNIKILTPEFVIFEGEVKSVLLPGKSGEFHIMKDHAAIVASLNSGKIKVFTNEIKEQYSQHFTRENEKESVFSFSMKSGVIEFSNNKGIILAE
- the atpD gene encoding F0F1 ATP synthase subunit beta produces the protein MANQLKGKISQIIGPVIDVIFTDAAELPSIYDALEITKTDGNKVILEVEQHIGEDSVRCIAMDATDGLQRGQEVISQGRQITMPTGEGVYGRLFNVVGDAIDGIQQVSKENGLPIHREAPKFDQLTTSAEVLFTGIKVIDLVEPYAKGGKIGLFGGAGVGKTVLIQELINNIAKGHGGLSVFAGVGERTREGNDLLREMLESGIIKYGDAFMESMENGGWDLSKIDLEQMKDSKCTFVFGQMNEPPGARARVALSGLTIAEYFRDGDGQGQGRDVLFFVDNIFRFTQAGSEVSALLGRMPSAVGYQPTLASEMGAMQERITSTKNGSITSVQAIYVPADDLTDPAPATTFAHLDATTVLDRKIASLGIYPAVDPLASTSRILTSEILGDEHYDCAQRVKEILQKYKALQDIIAILGMEELSEDDKLAVYRARKVQRFLSQPFHVAEQFTGLKGVLVDIKDTIKGFNMIIDGELDHLPEAAFNLKGTIEEAIEAGEKMLAENA
- a CDS encoding bifunctional riboflavin kinase/FAD synthetase; translation: MFDGVHLGHQSIIKKLNTISEIKNLESAILTFWPHPRKIFNPNDDLKLLNTIEEKKYLLQKNGLQHLFLKEFDEDFRNLTGEEFVKQILVEKLQVKHLIVGYDHTFGKNRSGDFSLLKKMGPEFGFEVEQVEAVSYKDLNISSTQIRKALSKGDILSANEMLGYNYSISGTVIHGKKIGRTIGYPTANIEVDALKLLPKKGAYIVDVFVKNQHYKGMLSIGTNPTVNGKAISVEVYILDFNEDIYDQEISVNFREFLHEEIKFNGLEELMVRLDEDKRLTAEFKF
- a CDS encoding MmcQ/YjbR family DNA-binding protein, giving the protein MDVTEILEYCQRKKGVEETFPFNPETLVLKVGGKMFALIPLEKQPLSIALKTDPEWSAELREQYPQIEGAYHMNKTHWNSVVCDGLKKELIFKLIDHSYDLIVQSLTKKKREELLNS